In one Streptomyces venezuelae genomic region, the following are encoded:
- a CDS encoding SigE family RNA polymerase sigma factor — protein MTASMVTVCTSASKAATRGTGPTRAAGPAARPSYPSFASYVRARQPVLLRTARSLTANPSDAEDLLQTALTKTYVAWDRIEDHRALDGYVRRALLNTRTSQWRKRKVDEFACDELPEPEVTPAGDPAEQQVLRDAMWRAIMKLPARQRAMVVLRYYEDLSEAQTAEVLGVSIGTVKSAVSRALGKLREDPELTPVR, from the coding sequence ATGACCGCATCCATGGTGACCGTGTGCACCAGCGCATCGAAGGCCGCGACGCGGGGCACGGGTCCGACGAGGGCCGCCGGGCCCGCCGCGCGCCCGTCGTATCCGTCGTTCGCGTCCTACGTACGGGCACGCCAGCCCGTACTGCTGCGCACCGCCCGCTCGCTGACCGCGAATCCGAGCGATGCCGAGGACCTGCTGCAGACCGCGCTCACCAAGACGTACGTGGCGTGGGACCGGATCGAGGACCACCGGGCGCTCGACGGCTATGTGCGCCGCGCCCTGCTGAACACGCGTACGTCGCAGTGGCGCAAGCGGAAGGTCGACGAGTTCGCCTGCGACGAGCTGCCGGAGCCGGAGGTGACGCCGGCGGGGGACCCGGCCGAGCAGCAGGTGCTCCGGGACGCGATGTGGCGCGCGATCATGAAGCTGCCGGCGCGGCAGCGGGCCATGGTCGTCCTCAGGTATTACGAGGATCTGAGCGAGGCGCAGACCGCCGAGGTGCTCGGGGTGTCCATCGGCACCGTCAAGAGCGCGGTGTCGCGCGCGCTCGGCAAGCTCCGCGAGGACCCGGAGCTGACGCCGGTCCGCTGA
- a CDS encoding PAS domain-containing protein, translating to MSSRPSRGAARLAAILDALPDALVLVNANGTVVNANAIALEAFEAPGTALVGRGLLDLLPQFDSRLIPGSMRRPDTIDERGRTKPTRMIARRTDGIEFPVEVTSSPLEDGRDAYDQHGYTGDELLMLVVRDLSGTVDTEAELARSQRQTEMILRAAAEGVVGTDTDGRVVLVNPAAAQILGFRASDLGGQELHPLVLHSRADGEPFPYDESPLADTLRSGRKHRVRGQVLWSKSGAKVPVDLTTSPVRDGDQLVGAVMTFTDRRPYDELNEKYEAALARHEEELAAAAEERATEIKAAEEQRSEELAAEQERYAALAEREKDRFEELAEREKARYETLAARHEQLLAVLGSSLRGPLDELRRELNALASDDAGQLWPEANQVLHHLSAGYARMTTLVDNVLGYQRLDAGDEQLSPAPVLLDAVVAAGVEGAVELIGPGRAQFAVHAPPIQLMADAGRLATALAHLVADVAGIDATGNARSDVGAGVSGGYVDSTIVVAAAQRGEVVRIEVRGPYAGGDPVHEPIVRGIVRAHGGVLQTHEVPGMGGSAYVLEVPIGAVPDGFTGGGGSAVVPAQASGPSGAGAGAGAGGGRRRARRPSVDSFLESGGAEAADPESGADEGAAPSGTGRRRGRRAAEASPESLGGSVATDLVGPRADEPAVTPQASSPETSGGAPAGGGTGRRRGRPSAAEGAVMTAAEHAAGSAALGETVPPQGVPVPSGATGRRARRAGEQHALPALASGPAETPGAGQGEDAGKPTGRRARRALAAAKERAEAEEANNGRVFALPPATADRAPGQEYAGQEYVEPEYVGQESVGAQGGGVQGGGVQGRGVRGGGAPDGGVQGRGTQGGGMPDGGAQGRGVQGGGVPDGGPQGRGVQGSGMQDGGIQGGGMPDGGGQGRGIQGGGVPDGGPQGIQGGGAQGRGVQGDGGHRGSAVPGGDDHTPPQPHPTQAPTGRRSRQTSPAPAAPASTAPTEQAAPADRTAPAQDPRNPRQGGPDAESGPLPASAPTPAPAPQPWPDGTTPPGGVPAQGTPHSSGTPAHGVPTPGRGTALPPERGAQARAAQPLPAEAAPGDPNSTQGRAISVRTLGQGVPFGQQIAEQQAGAQQGAPQGGATVPGQGRPQQQRSQQPPRAPHIPQSPQPPQAPQAPSPAPAGPMPAPDAPVPGPAADPQQSQAAGAAPQSHTLGGSGRRRRLSTPPDPSADERPETSARPHPQPQAQAQQSAAPAQQHPQSRIASASEGAGRSYAIGAPDEDADEGPEPLDGPGGAVEVANRPQPQPMDDELPPEPLDNPRRLLVWPAPDVTTQQALSDRGYRPVIVHSREEVDAQIAAFPAALFVDPLTGPITRTALQSLRQAAVAAEVPVLVTAGLGQATREAAYGADPAVLLKALAPRDSEQHPSRVLLIEEHEEIALALTATLERRGMQVARAESDADAVTLAAQMRPNLVVMDLLQVRRRRAGIVDWLRANGQLNRTPLVVYTAAVDETELPKLAAGETVLFLAERSTSAEVQGRIVDLLAKIGTN from the coding sequence AGCCGACCCGGATGATCGCCCGGCGCACGGACGGCATCGAGTTCCCCGTCGAGGTCACGAGCTCCCCGCTGGAGGACGGCAGGGACGCGTACGACCAACACGGGTACACGGGCGACGAACTGCTCATGCTCGTCGTACGGGACCTTTCGGGCACCGTGGACACCGAGGCCGAACTCGCGCGTTCCCAGCGGCAGACCGAGATGATCCTGCGGGCCGCGGCCGAGGGCGTCGTCGGCACGGACACCGACGGACGTGTCGTGCTGGTCAACCCGGCCGCCGCCCAGATACTCGGTTTCCGTGCGAGCGACCTCGGCGGACAGGAACTGCACCCGCTGGTCCTGCACTCGCGCGCCGACGGCGAGCCGTTCCCGTACGACGAGTCCCCGCTCGCCGACACCCTGCGCTCCGGGCGCAAGCACCGGGTGCGCGGGCAGGTCCTGTGGTCCAAGAGCGGCGCCAAGGTGCCCGTCGACCTGACGACGTCGCCGGTGCGCGACGGCGACCAGCTGGTCGGCGCGGTGATGACCTTCACCGACCGCAGGCCCTACGACGAACTGAACGAGAAGTACGAGGCGGCCCTCGCCCGGCACGAGGAGGAGCTCGCCGCCGCCGCGGAGGAGCGCGCCACCGAGATCAAGGCCGCCGAGGAACAACGGTCCGAGGAGCTCGCCGCCGAACAGGAGCGGTACGCGGCGCTCGCCGAGCGCGAGAAGGACCGCTTCGAAGAGCTCGCCGAACGCGAGAAGGCGCGGTACGAGACGCTGGCCGCGCGGCACGAGCAGCTGCTCGCCGTCCTCGGTTCGTCGCTGCGCGGCCCCCTGGACGAGCTGCGCCGCGAACTGAACGCGCTCGCATCGGACGACGCGGGCCAGCTGTGGCCCGAGGCCAACCAGGTCCTGCACCATCTGTCCGCCGGGTACGCCCGGATGACCACGCTCGTCGACAACGTCCTCGGCTACCAGCGGCTCGACGCGGGCGACGAACAGCTCTCCCCCGCGCCGGTGCTGCTCGACGCGGTCGTGGCCGCCGGTGTGGAGGGCGCGGTCGAGCTGATCGGGCCCGGGCGCGCCCAGTTCGCGGTGCACGCGCCGCCGATCCAGCTCATGGCCGACGCGGGGCGGCTCGCCACGGCCCTCGCCCACCTCGTCGCGGACGTGGCGGGCATCGACGCGACGGGCAACGCGCGCTCGGACGTCGGCGCGGGCGTCTCCGGCGGCTATGTGGACTCGACGATCGTGGTCGCCGCCGCCCAGCGCGGCGAGGTCGTCCGCATCGAGGTGCGGGGGCCCTACGCCGGCGGTGACCCGGTGCACGAGCCGATCGTCCGGGGCATCGTGCGGGCGCACGGAGGTGTGCTGCAGACGCACGAGGTGCCGGGCATGGGCGGCAGCGCGTATGTGCTCGAGGTGCCGATCGGGGCGGTTCCCGACGGCTTCACGGGGGGCGGCGGCTCGGCCGTCGTGCCCGCGCAGGCGTCCGGTCCCTCGGGTGCGGGTGCGGGTGCGGGTGCCGGTGGGGGGCGTCGGCGGGCTCGGCGTCCCTCGGTGGACTCCTTCCTGGAGAGCGGGGGCGCGGAAGCGGCGGACCCGGAGAGCGGCGCCGACGAGGGTGCCGCGCCGAGCGGTACGGGACGGCGCCGGGGCCGGCGTGCGGCGGAGGCCTCCCCGGAGAGCCTCGGCGGCTCCGTGGCCACCGATCTGGTGGGCCCGCGGGCGGACGAACCCGCTGTGACCCCGCAGGCCTCGTCCCCGGAGACGTCGGGTGGCGCCCCCGCCGGTGGCGGTACGGGACGGCGGCGCGGCCGGCCGAGCGCGGCCGAGGGTGCCGTGATGACGGCGGCGGAACACGCGGCCGGATCCGCCGCGTTGGGCGAGACGGTGCCGCCGCAGGGCGTGCCCGTGCCCAGCGGGGCGACGGGCCGCCGTGCACGGCGCGCCGGTGAGCAGCACGCGCTGCCCGCGCTGGCCTCGGGCCCGGCGGAGACGCCCGGTGCCGGGCAGGGCGAGGACGCGGGGAAGCCCACGGGGCGGCGTGCGCGCCGCGCGCTGGCCGCCGCCAAGGAGCGCGCCGAGGCCGAGGAGGCGAACAACGGACGCGTCTTCGCCCTGCCCCCCGCCACGGCCGACCGCGCCCCGGGACAGGAGTACGCCGGGCAGGAGTACGTGGAACCGGAGTACGTGGGTCAGGAGAGCGTGGGCGCCCAGGGCGGCGGCGTGCAGGGCGGCGGCGTGCAGGGCCGTGGTGTGCGGGGCGGCGGTGCGCCGGACGGTGGCGTGCAGGGCCGGGGCACCCAGGGCGGTGGCATGCCGGACGGTGGCGCGCAAGGCCGTGGTGTGCAGGGCGGCGGCGTGCCGGACGGCGGTCCGCAGGGCCGGGGCGTCCAAGGCAGCGGCATGCAAGACGGTGGCATCCAAGGCGGCGGCATGCCGGACGGTGGCGGGCAGGGCCGGGGCATCCAAGGCGGCGGCGTGCCGGACGGTGGTCCGCAGGGCATCCAAGGCGGAGGCGCCCAGGGCCGTGGGGTGCAGGGTGACGGTGGGCATCGCGGGTCGGCTGTTCCTGGGGGAGACGATCACACTCCGCCCCAGCCGCACCCGACGCAGGCCCCGACGGGCCGCCGCTCCCGCCAGACTTCCCCGGCTCCGGCCGCCCCGGCGTCGACGGCCCCCACGGAGCAGGCCGCACCGGCGGACCGGACGGCCCCCGCCCAGGACCCGAGGAACCCGCGACAGGGCGGCCCGGATGCCGAGTCCGGCCCGCTGCCCGCGTCCGCACCTACGCCCGCGCCCGCCCCGCAGCCGTGGCCCGACGGCACGACTCCGCCCGGCGGCGTGCCCGCGCAGGGCACCCCGCACTCCTCCGGTACTCCCGCGCACGGCGTCCCGACGCCGGGCCGCGGCACCGCGCTCCCGCCCGAGCGCGGAGCACAGGCGCGGGCGGCCCAGCCGCTGCCCGCCGAGGCCGCGCCCGGTGACCCCAACTCGACGCAGGGGCGCGCGATCAGCGTGCGTACGCTCGGGCAGGGCGTGCCGTTCGGCCAGCAGATCGCCGAGCAGCAGGCGGGCGCGCAGCAGGGGGCGCCGCAGGGCGGAGCCACCGTTCCGGGTCAGGGCCGCCCGCAGCAGCAGCGGTCGCAACAGCCGCCCCGGGCCCCCCACATCCCCCAGTCACCGCAGCCCCCGCAGGCTCCGCAGGCTCCATCGCCCGCCCCGGCGGGACCGATGCCGGCACCGGACGCACCCGTCCCCGGCCCTGCCGCCGACCCGCAGCAGTCCCAGGCGGCCGGCGCCGCACCGCAGTCGCACACGCTCGGCGGCTCCGGGCGTCGGCGCAGGCTGTCCACGCCGCCCGACCCCTCGGCCGACGAGCGCCCCGAGACCTCGGCGCGCCCGCATCCGCAGCCCCAGGCCCAGGCACAGCAGTCGGCGGCCCCGGCGCAGCAGCACCCGCAGTCCCGTATCGCGTCGGCCTCCGAGGGCGCGGGCCGTTCGTACGCGATCGGCGCCCCTGACGAGGACGCCGACGAGGGCCCGGAGCCGCTCGACGGGCCCGGCGGCGCCGTGGAGGTCGCGAACCGCCCGCAGCCCCAGCCCATGGACGACGAGCTGCCGCCCGAGCCGCTGGACAACCCGCGCCGCCTCCTGGTGTGGCCCGCGCCGGACGTGACCACGCAGCAGGCGCTGAGCGACCGCGGCTACCGCCCGGTGATCGTGCACTCGCGCGAAGAGGTCGACGCGCAGATCGCGGCGTTCCCCGCGGCGCTGTTCGTGGACCCGCTGACCGGGCCGATCACGCGCACGGCGCTCCAGTCGCTGCGGCAGGCAGCCGTGGCGGCCGAGGTGCCCGTCCTCGTGACGGCGGGGCTCGGGCAGGCGACGCGCGAGGCGGCGTACGGCGCCGATCCCGCCGTACTCCTCAAGGCCCTGGCACCGCGCGACAGCGAGCAGCACCCCTCGCGCGTCCTGCTCATCGAGGAGCACGAGGAGATCGCGCTCGCCCTGACGGCCACGCTGGAGCGGCGCGGCATGCAGGTCGCGCGGGCCGAGAGCGACGCGGACGCGGTGACGCTCGCGGCCCAGATGCGCCCGAACCTCGTGGTGATGGACCTGCTGCAGGTACGCCGCCGCAGGGCCGGCATCGTCGACTGGCTGCGCGCGAACGGCCAGTTGAACCGCACTCCGCTGGTCGTCTACACCGCGGCCGTCGACGAGACCGAGCTCCCGAAGCTCGCCGCGGGCGAGACCGTCCTGTTCCTGGCGGAGCGGTCCACGAGCGCGGAGGTTCAGGGCCGGATCGTGGACCTGCTGGCGAAGATCGGCACGAATTAG
- a CDS encoding lipid-transfer protein: MSVRSRDSLGGRAAIVGIGATEFSKDSGRSELKLAVEAVGAALEDAGLTPDDVDGMVTFTMDTNPEITVAQAAGIGELSFFSRIHYGGGAACATVQQAALAVATGVAEVVVCYRAFNERSGRRFGSGVQQREPSAEGAALGWALPFGLLTPASWVAMAAQRYLHAYGLAPEAFGHVAVMDRKYAATNPAAYFHGKPITLEDHAASRWIVEPLRLLDCCQETDGAQAIVVTSAERARDLRHPPAVIAAAAQGAGRAQEQMTSFYRDDLRGLPEMGVVARQLWRTSGLGPSDIDVGILYDHFTPFVLMQLEEFGFCGPGEAPDFVAGERLPLNTHGGQLGEAYLHGMNGIAEAVRQVRGTSVNQMPGASRTLITAGTGVPTSGLILGSDG, translated from the coding sequence ATGAGTGTCCGTTCGCGCGACAGCCTCGGCGGCAGGGCAGCGATCGTCGGCATAGGGGCGACGGAGTTCTCCAAGGACTCGGGCCGCAGTGAGCTCAAGCTGGCCGTGGAGGCGGTCGGTGCGGCGCTGGAGGACGCCGGGCTCACTCCCGACGACGTCGACGGCATGGTCACCTTCACCATGGACACCAACCCGGAGATCACGGTCGCCCAGGCGGCCGGCATAGGGGAGCTGTCCTTCTTCTCCCGCATCCACTACGGCGGCGGTGCGGCCTGCGCCACCGTCCAGCAGGCGGCCCTCGCCGTGGCGACCGGGGTGGCCGAAGTCGTCGTCTGCTACCGCGCGTTCAACGAACGTTCCGGGCGCAGATTCGGCTCCGGGGTGCAGCAGCGCGAACCCTCCGCCGAAGGCGCCGCGCTCGGCTGGGCCCTCCCGTTCGGCCTGCTGACGCCCGCCTCCTGGGTGGCGATGGCGGCCCAGCGCTATCTGCATGCGTATGGCCTGGCGCCGGAGGCCTTCGGGCACGTGGCCGTCATGGACAGGAAGTACGCGGCGACCAACCCCGCGGCGTACTTCCACGGCAAGCCGATCACGCTGGAGGACCATGCCGCGTCCCGCTGGATCGTCGAGCCCCTCCGTCTCCTGGACTGCTGCCAGGAGACGGACGGCGCCCAGGCGATCGTCGTCACGAGCGCGGAGCGGGCCCGCGACCTCAGGCATCCGCCCGCCGTGATCGCCGCGGCGGCCCAGGGCGCCGGCCGGGCGCAGGAGCAGATGACCAGCTTCTACCGCGACGATCTGAGGGGGCTGCCGGAGATGGGGGTGGTGGCGAGGCAGTTGTGGCGTACGTCGGGTCTTGGCCCCTCGGACATCGACGTCGGAATCCTCTACGACCACTTCACCCCGTTCGTGCTGATGCAATTGGAGGAGTTCGGGTTCTGCGGTCCTGGCGAGGCCCCGGACTTCGTGGCCGGGGAGAGGCTGCCGCTGAACACGCACGGCGGACAGCTCGGCGAGGCCTACCTCCACGGCATGAACGGCATAGCGGAGGCAGTCCGTCAGGTGCGCGGCACCTCCGTGAACCAGATGCCCGGGGCCTCGCGCACGCTGATCACGGCCGGCACGGGGGTCCCCACATCGGGGCTGATTCTGGGGTCGGACGGCTGA
- a CDS encoding long-chain fatty acid--CoA ligase — protein MLSTMQDVPLTVTRILRHGMTVHGTSQVTTWTGEGEPQRRSYREIGERTAQLAHALREDLGVTDDERVATFMWNNAEHVEAYYAVPCMGAILHTLNLRLPADQLVWIVNHAADRVIIVNGSLLGLLAPLLPQLTSVEHLVVSGPGDRSLLAGSHAQVHEYEELLAGKPTSYDWPELDERTAAAMCYTSGTTGDPKGVVYSHRSIYLHSMQVNMTQSMGLTDADTSLVVVPQFHVNAWGLPHATLMTGVNMLMPDRFLQPAPLAEMIEKERPTHAAAVPTIWQGLLAELTAKPRNVSSLGQVTIGGSACPPSLMEAFDKLGMRVCHAWGMTETSPLGTVARPPAHAAGTEEEFGYRLTQGRFPASVEARLVGPGGEHLPWDGTSAGELEVRGPWIAGAYYGGAGGDVLRPDDKFSEDGWLKTGDVGVITADGFLTLTDRAKDVIKSGGEWISSVELENALMSHPDVAEAAVVAVPDDKWGERPLATVVLREGATADYASLRDFLAGRIAKWQLPERWTIIPAVPKTSVGKFDKKVLRRQYADGELDVTKL, from the coding sequence GTGCTGAGCACGATGCAGGACGTACCGCTGACCGTCACCCGCATCCTCCGGCACGGCATGACCGTGCACGGGACGTCGCAGGTCACGACCTGGACCGGCGAGGGCGAGCCGCAGCGCCGCAGTTACCGCGAGATCGGGGAGCGCACCGCCCAGCTCGCACACGCCCTGCGCGAGGACCTCGGCGTCACGGACGACGAACGCGTCGCGACCTTCATGTGGAACAACGCCGAGCACGTCGAGGCCTACTACGCCGTGCCCTGTATGGGCGCGATCCTGCACACCCTCAACCTGCGGCTCCCCGCGGACCAGCTCGTGTGGATCGTCAACCACGCCGCCGACCGCGTCATCATCGTCAACGGCTCCCTGCTCGGCCTGCTCGCGCCGCTCCTTCCGCAGCTGACGAGCGTGGAGCACCTGGTGGTCTCGGGCCCCGGCGACCGTTCGCTCCTCGCGGGCTCGCACGCGCAGGTGCACGAGTACGAGGAGCTGCTCGCCGGCAAGCCCACCTCCTACGACTGGCCCGAGCTCGACGAGCGCACCGCGGCCGCCATGTGCTACACCTCCGGCACCACCGGCGACCCCAAGGGCGTCGTCTACTCCCACCGCTCCATCTACCTGCACTCCATGCAGGTCAACATGACGCAGTCGATGGGCCTCACCGACGCGGACACGTCGCTGGTCGTCGTCCCGCAGTTCCACGTGAACGCGTGGGGGCTGCCGCACGCCACCCTCATGACCGGCGTGAACATGCTGATGCCGGACCGCTTCCTGCAGCCCGCGCCGCTCGCCGAGATGATCGAGAAGGAGCGGCCCACGCACGCGGCCGCCGTCCCCACCATCTGGCAGGGCCTGCTCGCCGAGCTCACCGCGAAGCCGCGCAACGTCAGCTCCCTCGGCCAGGTCACCATCGGCGGCTCCGCCTGTCCGCCCTCCCTCATGGAGGCCTTCGACAAGCTCGGCATGCGGGTCTGCCACGCGTGGGGCATGACGGAGACGTCCCCGCTCGGCACGGTCGCCCGCCCGCCGGCCCACGCCGCGGGCACCGAGGAGGAGTTCGGCTACCGGCTCACGCAGGGCCGCTTCCCCGCCTCCGTCGAGGCCCGCCTGGTCGGCCCGGGCGGCGAACACCTGCCGTGGGACGGTACGTCGGCCGGTGAGCTGGAGGTGCGCGGCCCCTGGATCGCGGGCGCCTACTACGGCGGCGCGGGCGGCGACGTCCTGCGCCCCGACGACAAGTTCAGCGAGGACGGCTGGCTGAAGACGGGCGACGTCGGCGTCATCACGGCCGACGGTTTCCTGACGCTCACCGACCGCGCCAAGGACGTCATCAAGTCGGGCGGCGAGTGGATCTCCTCCGTCGAGCTGGAGAACGCCCTGATGTCCCACCCGGACGTGGCCGAGGCCGCGGTCGTCGCCGTGCCCGACGACAAGTGGGGCGAGCGGCCCCTCGCCACCGTCGTGCTGCGCGAGGGCGCGACGGCCGACTACGCGTCCCTCCGCGACTTCCTCGCGGGCCGCATCGCCAAGTGGCAGCTCCCGGAGCGCTGGACGATCATCCCGGCCGTCCCGAAGACCAGCGTCGGCAAGTTCGACAAGAAGGTCCTGCGCAGGCAGTACGCCGACGGGGAACTGGACGTCACGAAGCTCTGA
- a CDS encoding DUF1906 domain-containing protein, whose product MRIRKTIIGFVLVLTALTMDLTASPPGTAAPRTAADLAAPGTTAPGAPAKVTTFSGWAFDTCLTQSTDTMRRWRDSKYRAVGVYYGGRGRACKRQPHLNHAWMRAVKQMGWRVLPVYVGSQSPCVVAKNKKHVRMGKHPWEQGKKEGGDAVRAAKAIGIRQQSPLYLDMEAYTYRKQKCAASTLSFVRSWDREVRRLGYVPGFYSSADSGVRHMEAARRAGVRDLPSVMWFARWHTKPHLYREPALAADAWRPARRIHQYAGNKKERHGGRTLVIDRNLMHAPVARVD is encoded by the coding sequence ATGCGTATCCGGAAGACGATCATTGGATTCGTCCTCGTCCTGACGGCCCTGACCATGGACCTCACCGCGTCCCCACCAGGAACAGCCGCACCAAGAACAGCAGCAGACCTGGCCGCACCAGGCACCACCGCCCCGGGCGCGCCCGCCAAGGTGACGACCTTCAGCGGCTGGGCCTTCGACACCTGTCTCACCCAGTCCACCGACACGATGCGGCGCTGGCGCGACTCCAAGTACCGAGCCGTCGGCGTGTACTACGGAGGCCGCGGCCGGGCCTGCAAGCGGCAGCCGCACCTGAACCACGCCTGGATGCGCGCCGTGAAGCAGATGGGCTGGCGGGTCCTCCCGGTGTACGTCGGGTCGCAGTCGCCGTGCGTCGTCGCGAAGAACAAGAAGCACGTCCGCATGGGAAAGCACCCCTGGGAGCAGGGGAAGAAGGAGGGAGGCGACGCGGTACGCGCGGCGAAGGCGATCGGGATCCGGCAGCAGAGCCCGCTCTACCTGGACATGGAGGCGTACACCTACCGGAAGCAGAAGTGCGCGGCGTCGACGCTCTCCTTCGTCAGGTCCTGGGACCGCGAGGTGCGCAGGCTCGGGTACGTGCCCGGGTTCTACAGCAGCGCGGACTCCGGGGTGCGGCACATGGAGGCGGCGCGCCGTGCGGGCGTACGGGACCTGCCGTCGGTGATGTGGTTCGCGCGCTGGCACACCAAACCCCACCTGTACCGGGAGCCCGCGCTGGCGGCTGACGCGTGGCGTCCGGCACGGCGTATCCACCAGTACGCCGGGAACAAGAAGGAGCGGCACGGCGGGCGGACGCTGGTGATCGACCGCAACCTGATGCACGCTCCCGTGGCGCGCGTCGACTAG